In Streptomyces sp. NBC_00344, the genomic window CGCCCGCGATTGCTCGTGCGGAGGCAGGGTCAGGGCGATGGTGCGGGTCATTTCGAGGTAGCGGCCCGCTTTGGTGCGGCCCGAGTCGATGAGCACACCCCGGGCTGCCAGGGTGGGTTGGAGGCGCTTGAGCCGGTCGGAGAGGACTTTCCCGGTGGTGGGCCATCCCTTGGGCAAGGGGTGTAGTCCATCGTCGATGTAGAGGCGGCTGAGGCAGGCCAGCCACTCGGTGGACGTCATCTGCTGCGCGGCTCCCGGCTCGATGGTGTCGGCGTGCCTGAGGACCGTCTGCGCGAGGAGATCGCCCTCGATCACGTCGTCGTTCAGGTCGTCCAGACTGGCCCGGTACGCAGGCAGAGACCCGAGGCCGGTCGCCGCATCGAACTGCGCACACAGGTGCGCGAAATCCGCCATCCGCAGATCGGTCGGGGTCTCCGCCTCGGCCGCGCGGACCTTGACCGTGAGGTCCAGGAGCGAGCCGAGGACGACGGGCAGAACCTCCGCGTAGTCCGCCCACAGTTCGGCCTCGGTGCGCCGGACGCTGGGGCGTTCCAGGCGGAGCGGCAGGAGCCGTTCGGCGAGGTCGGGGCGGATGACGCCGACGTCGATGCCGGTGAGGAGTAGGGGGCGGCGGTAGCCGACGCGGAAGACGTCTCCGTCGGTGAACAGGGCGCGCTTGACGCTCTCGGCGCCGGTGACGATGCAGCACATGGCGTCGGATAGGTCCGGGGTCATGTGGGAGAGGTTGTCCAGGGCGGTGACCCATCCGGCGGCCACTGCCGCGATCAGGTTCTCTTCATCCTTCGGTGCCCTGCGCAGGTCACCGCTCATGCCCTCGATGATCCGCACGAGCATCCGGCCACCCGTGGATTTCCCCGCGCCCTGCGGGCCGGTGAGGAACGGCGCGGGCACGGGCACGGACGGCCCGAGGCAGCCAATCAGCCATGCGATGGCCAGGCACTCGGTCTCGGCGTTGGCGAAGTTGCACAGCCTCATCAGCAGATCGATTCCCTTGCCTTCGGTGTCCTTGACCGGCAGCGGGAGTTCGCCGGTGAGCTGCGTGCGCCGCCAGCAAACCTCGCGGGGGTCGGGGGTGAGGATGTCCCAGCCGGTGGGATGGATGCGGATGGACTGCCCGTCATCGCGTCCCAGGTCCAGCCACGTCGCCCCGTCGAAGCCGGGGGCCACGCGGATATGGACCGGCTGGACGGTCTCGGTCAGTGCGAGTGCTTCGATCAAGTCCAGTGCCTCCTTGATGGCGGACCCGTTGAATGCGCCGCGACCGTCCCTGTACAGGCCGACCATGAGTTCCTGGCGGTGGCTGCCGGTGGTGCCCTGGGAGCGGATCGGTCGGGCGACGGGGTGGCCGTTCTTCTGTGCGTACACGGTCCCGTCAGCGGTGCGGAAGTACCGGAAGTGCTCCTGCGCGTAGTCCGCGATGACCTCGCGGGCGGGCGTCTTGTCGTCCTCAGACATGGCTCAGTCCCAACGTGGTCAGGGCGTTGGTCCACGCGTCGGCGCAGTGCCGGGGCGATTCGCCCTTGGCCTGCGCTGCGGTGAACAGCCGCGCGGTGTGTGTCTCGGTGAGGCAGCCGCACCGGCCGTGCGTGGACAGCACCGCGAGGAATGTTCGGTAGACGGTGGCGTGCACCGCCTCATGGGCCTCGGTGATGCGCTGCTCCGCCATGGCGATCCCGCGATCCAGATAGGTGGGCGTGCGGTGCGGGCAGCCCCCGCCGCCGACCGGCGCGGG contains:
- a CDS encoding ATP-binding protein is translated as MSEDDKTPAREVIADYAQEHFRYFRTADGTVYAQKNGHPVARPIRSQGTTGSHRQELMVGLYRDGRGAFNGSAIKEALDLIEALALTETVQPVHIRVAPGFDGATWLDLGRDDGQSIRIHPTGWDILTPDPREVCWRRTQLTGELPLPVKDTEGKGIDLLMRLCNFANAETECLAIAWLIGCLGPSVPVPAPFLTGPQGAGKSTGGRMLVRIIEGMSGDLRRAPKDEENLIAAVAAGWVTALDNLSHMTPDLSDAMCCIVTGAESVKRALFTDGDVFRVGYRRPLLLTGIDVGVIRPDLAERLLPLRLERPSVRRTEAELWADYAEVLPVVLGSLLDLTVKVRAAEAETPTDLRMADFAHLCAQFDAATGLGSLPAYRASLDDLNDDVIEGDLLAQTVLRHADTIEPGAAQQMTSTEWLACLSRLYIDDGLHPLPKGWPTTGKVLSDRLKRLQPTLAARGVLIDSGRTKAGRYLEMTRTIALTLPPHEQSRAF